The following is a genomic window from Rhizobium sp. NRK18.
GGCGCGATCACCATTAACAGGCCAAGCTTTCCGGGCCCAGCTTCGGATGCCCGGGAAGCTGTTATTCCGCCTGCTTCACGGCAACGGCCAGAAGGCCGCTGATGTTGAGCGGCAGCTTTGCCCGCTCGATGCGAATTCGATCATTGCGAAACCCGGATTGGACGAGAAGGGCACGCAGATCGACTTCGTCGAAGGTCCGATGCGTCTGCTGTTCGCAGAATGGCCAGGTGCTCATCGTCGAGCGGTCGGTGACGTAAACCACCATTCGGCCGCCCGGCTTGAGCATGCGGTGACACTCGGCGATGTCGTGTCCTTCCTTGTCGAAAAAGTAGAGGACGTTGACCGCGAGGAGCCTGTCGAAGGTGTTCGATTGGAACGGCAGGGGTGAAAACGGTCCAGTGTGGAGGCGGAGATGCCCTCCGGCGACACGGTTCGCGTTTCGCCGCGCGGCCATGTCGATCATTGCCCTGGAGTGATCGACGGCGTCGACCTGGCCTCTGCTGGCCAGATCGCACAGTCGGCCCAGGCTTCGTCCGCCACCGCAACCCAGTTCGAGCACGCGGTCCGTCGGCCGCACCTCCAGGGCATCGAAGGCGAGCTGGTAGGGTCGCCAGTTGATCGATGCCATGAGGTGTCCGATGAGACGGCCGGCTGCGCCTTGCGGATGGCGCAGTTGCTCGCCTGTCTTTGACCACAGCCGCTGAAGTGGGAGCTGTGCGGTCATGACTTGGCCTGGATGGTATCCAGCAGGCGCTGGATGACGAGACGACGGTTGTGATCCCAGAGCGGCCGGTCCGGATTCTGAGGCAATGTCAGCGCCTCCTGCAACACCTGACGGGCATGGGCGTATTCGTGCTCCCCGGCCAGAAAGTCGCCGTAGAAGTAATGCGTGTCGAGGCTTTGCGGGGCCGATTGCATGGCTTCCTCGAACAGGGCTCGCGCCCGCTTCTTGTCGCCGAAGCCCAAGGGGAAGCCGGGCACGCGATAATAGAGCACCGCGAGGCTCGTCGGTGCGCCGGCATCCAGCGCCTTGGGATCCATCGCATAGGCCTTCTCCAACAGGTCGCGGGCTGTCTTGGCAAGGCCAAGCGCATGGAAGGCGCTCGCCATGGAGGCGCGCTCGCTGGTGATGATGCCGTCCCAGATATAGGCTTCGGCACTATTTGGATATTTCTGGGGCAGCTGGTCGGCGACCGTGCCCAACTGGTCCATAAGCTCGGTCAGCTTGGCGCCCTCAGGAATGGTGAACTTCAGCCGTTCCCATTCGCTCCGAACCTTCGTGACATCGGTCATCATCGCCGACTGGTCATCGCCGAAGGCGGGGGCGAGCCCGAAGGAGGCGAAGACCAGCAATGCGGCCAACAGGATCTTAATTCTCTGCATGAGCTGTTTCCTTGAGAGAGGGAGTGTTGAAAGCGGAACTCGCCGGCTTGCGTGTCGTCGCGCGATCGACCAGGCGGGGCGCGATCGCCTGCAGGGTCATGAAGACCCGCTCCTTTGGCGAGGGATAGACATGGTCCTTGCGCAAGCGGACTGCGTTCCAGACCTTTGCCGCCACACGTGCGGGATCATCGAGGCCAGCGCCGTCAATGGCATCGGCGACGCCTGCGGCGCCGGCGGTGTCGGTGGCGCGGGGCGCCACATAGGTGACGGCAATGCCCTGGTCGAGAAGTTCGCGGCGCAGAGCGACGGAGAAACCTTTGACCGCCGCCTTGGAGGCGGAGTATGCGGCAAACTGCGCGAACGGAATTTCCCCGAACATCGAGCCGATGTTGACGATCCGCGGTTCACGCCCCTGCCGGATCAGCGGCAGCAGCCGCTGCGTCAGCAGCATGGGGCCGACAATATTGGTGCTGAACAGGTCGGCGATGTCCTGCGCCGCCGCAGATTCCAGACTGCCGGCATCGATGCGCCCGGCATTGTTGACCAGGATGTCCAGCCTCTTCCAGGAGGAGGCGACCGTCTGCCGTATCCGCTCGATCCCGTCATCCCGGGTGATATCGGCGGCAACGACCAGATGGGTGCCGCGGCGATCGAGGAGGCGGAGCGTCTCCTCGAGCTTGTCCGCGCGCCGGCCGACAAGGCAGACACTGGCCCCGCGTCTGGCGGCTTCCACCGCCAGCGCGCGCCCAATGCCGGACCCGGCGCCGGTGATCAGGATCGATCGCCCCTCAAGCTGCATGGCGAACTTCCGGGCGATTTCCGAGATCGAGGAAAATGCCGCCGTAAAGCCGGTAGAAGATCTTCGACTGGGCGATGATGAGATCCTGCGTCGCCCGCTCCGTGAGAGCGTTCACGGTATTGGCGAAGAAGGCCACATGCTCCTGGTCGAGCGACCCGTGCGACCGCAGATAGGAAAATCCGGTGTCGTCCTTCAGCGAGAACTGCGTCTTGAGAACATCGGCAAGCTTGTCGGCGAGAAGGACGGACAATCCTTCGAGAACATGCGAACTGCCGAGCATGGCATAAGGGCTGACGCGCTCGATGGCATAATAGGTATAGCCGACCATGATGGCGCAGGCCTGGCCCGGCTGCCCCTTTGCCACGGCATCGGCATCGCCGCCGAGTGACCGGATATCGTCGAGAATCCACTTCTCGTGACCGCGCTCCTCTTCCATGTATTCGACCAGCGCGTCCTGGTAGCGTTCGTCGGTGGTCCGCGATGCGGCCAGCGCCAGAAGCGGGAATGTGTGCTTCACATGGTGATAGGCCTGTTCGAGAAAGGCCAGATAGGTTTCGCGGGCGGCGCCCTGCGTCGTTGCCCTGGAGACCAGCGGGATCTGCAGGAAGGCGTTGCGTTCGGCGGCGGTTTCCGCGTTCAGGCGATCGTAAAAGGTCATGGTTTTCTCCTTTGAGGGTGTGATCAGCGGGTGGTGACTGCGCGCGATGTCTCCACGAAATCGTGCACGCGGCAGCGGATGGGGCGGCCGTTGGCCGTGATGAGCAGGGCTTCCGCCGCACGCCGCATGTCGAGGACCTGGATATCGGCAGGGACGGCGTAATCGGGAAGCGAGGTGCAAAGGGACGTGACCAGAGCGCGTATCTCCGCCGCGCCGGCGGACGTGAACCACTGTTCGCCATAGGCGGACGGGATGATCAGCGCATGCAAAGCGGGACGGCCGGACCCCGAAACGACGGCGACAGCAATGCGTGGGTCGGCCGTCAGCGCCGTTTCGACCCATTCGGGCGAGACGTTGCGGCCGAAGGCGGTGACAATGAGATTGTCCTTTCGCCCGTGGATCGTCAGGAACCCGCTTTCGTCGAGCGAACCGAGGTCGCCGGTGCGCCAGCGGCCGGCAACCGGCGGCCCGCCCAGATAATGGTTCATGACGGTCGGGCTTGCGACGATGATTTCGCCGTCCTCGATCAGCACCTGCACATCGCCGATAGGCGTGCCGGCGGTGCCCTGCCTGGTGTTGCCTGGCCTGTTGAGGGTCACAACCGATGCGCATTCGGAGAGCCCGTATCCTTCGTAGACGGGCATGCCCATGTGTTCGGCGAGATCGAGGACGGCGGGCGGGACGGAGGCCCCGCCGACGGCGACGAAGCGCAGCGATTGCGGTGTCGCCACATTCATTGCCTTCATCTGGAAGAGGAGCGCCTTGAGCAATTGTGGCACGAGAACGGTCGCGGTCGGCTGTTCCTTGACAAGAACGCCGAGGATGCCTTGCGGATTGCCGCGCGACACCTCCTCTGCAACTGCTGTCGCCAGCCGGACGGTCGCTCCGCAAAACAGGGGGACGAAGATCGCGCAGATGGTTTCGAGCAGCATCGGCAACGGCAGGACGGACAGATAGCGATCCTCGGCGTTGCCGCCGGAAGCGGAGGCAAGCCCGCGAACGGCTGCTTCGATCTGGGTTTCGCCAAGGCAGACGCCTTTCGGCGTGCCGCTGCTGCCGGATGTGTAGGTGACGATTTCGAAGCCCGGCTGATATCTCGAGCGGGGAGCAGCCTCTTCGTTGAGGGCGATGCGGGCGGAGGGCAGCTTCAGTGTTGCCGCCCTTGGTTCCATCGTCGCATCGACGAGGATGGCGTCAAGGCCGGCATTCTCAGTGATTGCGATCAGCTGCTGGTTCGAGAAGAAGGCCGGCAGCGGCACCAGCGTCAGACCGGAAAAAGCGGCGGCAAGCTGCGCGACGACATATTCGCAGTTGTTGCTGCAGAGGAGACCCAGGCGGCGGCCGAGTGATTGCTGAACCAGGCCATGATGGGCGACGGCGTTGCGAAGCTCGGCCCAGGTCAGGCTGTTCGCGTCGTCGCGCATGACGATGGTCTCGGGCCGGCGGCTGGCCTCTTCGCCAATCCTGTCAAAGAGAAATTGCATGTTCCGTTCCTTTGGTCGCGGCAGGTGTCGTGAGATGGGAGGGATTGCGAACCGCAAACACGGCGGGTGCATGGTCGTAATAGGAGCCCCATGCCTCGGCCTCGGATATGCGGTGACGCTCGGCCCGGGCGAGGTAGGTCGGCAAAAGGCCGATCTGCAGAAGCCGGCGGCAGAAGAGATGGGTGAGGGTGAAGAAGGACCAGTCGTGGCCGGTCGCCTGGCCATGCCGGATGATGGCCTTGATGAAGCTGCCCGTCTGCGTCTGCACGAGGCTCGCAAGCGAGGTGACCTCGAAAACCCGGTCCCGTTCGACGGCGATGCCATGGCTCCGGGAAATCGCTTCTTCCACGGGGCAGTCAAGATATTGCTCGGAGAAGAAGCCGTCGTCGGCAAAGCGCAGTCCGGCTGCGCAAAGCGGCTGTCCGTCAAGGCCGAAACCTGCGATCAGCAGTCTCGGGAATGTGGAGATGGTCGCGCCGTAGCGATCGTGGAATATGCGTGCGATCAGCTCTTCTGCAGCGGCGCGCTGCGGATCCTGCGGACGCAGGATTTGGATGGCCTGCATGGCTTGCCCCTCGTTGATGTCGGGGCAAATCTGCGCAGCTTAGCTTACAGACGACTTACAACATGCAGGTATTGCTGTGACGTTTTCTGGGCACGTCGGGGATGTCGCGGTGGTTCAAAAGGCGCCGGAGCATTCGAATGCCATGTGTCCAAGCAGCTTTCTTGCACGCGCCGATAATATGAAGATAAAAATCAGGAATACATGCGTACTGTACTTGAAAAAGGCCCATTTCATCGGACTTGAGGGTAACTGTTCTCAGACAAAGTGTCGCACCGTTCGATTTCACCTTTGTCCAGTTCCGGCACTGCCTTCTATTTGACACGTTCCCTTTCCAGCAAGTTCAGCATCGACGCGCAACATAGGGAGCGGCATGAACCGGCAGGCGGGGCTGGATCAGGCGGGCGGCCGAAAGACATTCGAGGGGATTTCATGCGGCTTCTGTTTCTGGAAGACAATCACCGCCTGCGGACATTGACGGCCAAGGCTCTCGGCGGAGCGAGTTTTGCCGTTGACGCGTTCGCGACCGTCCGCGATGCGCGCGATGCCTTCGCCTCGCAGGAATATGATTGTCTCATTCTCGATCTCGGGCTGCCGGATGGCGACGGAATGGAGCTGTTGACGCTGGTGCGCCAGGGCGGCAGCGCGACGCCGGTTCTGCTTCTGACGGCGCGCGACGATATTTCGTCGGTCGTTCACGGTCTCAACGGCGGCGCCGACGATTATCTCAGAAAGCCGTTCAGCAACGACGAACTGATCGCGCGCATCCGGGCCTTGTTGCGACGGCCGGGGACCGTGCTTCAGACCGTCCTTCAGCAGGGAAACATCGCATTCGACCCGACGGAGCGCCGCGCCACCGTCGGCGAAACGGTCATGGATCTCAGCCGACGCGAAGTCGCCGCGCTGGAGACGATGATGCGACGCCCGGGACGGGTGATCTCGAAGACGGCGCTTGAGGAAACCCTCTACGGATATGGCGAAGAGGTGAGCTCGAACGCTGTCGAGGTGCTCGTTCACCGGTTGCGGAAAAAACTGGTGGGTGCGGGGGCGGACTGCGAGATCCATACGCTCAGGGGCATCGGTTATCTCTTTGCAGAGCGACCTGCATGAGGATCATGCCCAACAGCGTCTTCGGCAGACTGGTGCTGGGACTGGTGATCGTCAGCATTTGCGCGGTGGCGCTCGCCACGGCCTTTCTGTATACGCGCTTTCACGACAAGCACTCGTTCTTCTACGAAGGCACGCTGCAAAGCTTCGCTGGAGACATCCGTCGCGATGTGAAGATCGTCGACGGCAAGGCCGTCCCGACCGTCAGGCAGGCGACAATCCAGCGCATTCTCGGCCGCGGCGGCCGTTTCGTCATCGTCGATTTCGACGGCACCAAGCTTGCGGGTTCAGAGGGAACGACGGGCGCATTCGTCTCGCCGCAGAACCAGGACGAGAGCTTTTTCTGGATTCCCAAGACGGCCGCGTCGCCGGAGCTTTTCGGCATTTCCGCCCAGGCGGGGAATGCGGATGTGCCTGTTTTCGTACAGGTGGCACTGCCCATCGGCCACGCCATATTCGAATCCGTCCTGCACGAGTTCATGCAGGATATCGCCTGGCTCTGGATTCCCTTCCTGCTTCTGATCCTGATCACCAACGTCATCGTGGTGCGGTTGGCCTTGCGCCCGCTTGCGGCGACCGTCGAAGAGGCGAGGGCCATTCAGCCGGGAGGGGTCACGGTGAGCCTCAGCGAAAAGGGATTGCCGCAGGACATTCTGGCCGTCGTGCGCACCGTCAACGAGGCCTTCGGGCGTTTGCGACTGGCAATCCGGACGCAGGAAGAGTTCGTCGCCGACATGGCGCATGAACTGCGCACGCCGATCGCCGTCATGAAGGCGCAACTCGCACCATTGCATGTGCCCGTCGCGACGATCCTGTCCCGTGACCTCGATTCGATGGGTCGTCTCGTCGAGCAGCTTCTCGACCGCGCGCGGCTGGGAAAGCTGAAGATCGAGCCGGGCGATTTTGTCGACCTCTACCAGGTTGCGCGCGAAGCGGCGGCCTTTCTTGCTCCGCGGATCGTCGCCCGGGGGCGGACGATCGAGGTCATCGCTCCGGGCAAGCCGATGATCGTGGCGGGCGGTCAGGATGATCTCTTCCGCGCGGTTAGAAACCTCATCGAGAACGCGGTCGAGCATTCGCCGGAGGGCGGTCTCGTTTCGGTCACCATCACCGACACGCCGGCAATCGTCGTCACCGATCGGGGCAACGGCTTTCCGCCGCATGCGCTGGACGATGAACGGCGGCGCAGTGGCACCTTGCGCAGCGATCGCCGCGAAGGGGCCGGCCTGGGTCTTTCGATCGTCGAGCGAACCATGCAGGCGCATGGCGGCCAGCTGAAACTGTCGAACCCGCCCGAAGGCGGCGCGCGCGCCGAGATGCGGTTCAAGCTGGATGATGGCGCAGGCTAACGGCGGCGCCTTCCTGCTGCAGACCGGCCTACCGGACCGTCAGCGATCTTGGCAGGCTGGAGAGGATGTCGATGCCCGTATTCGTGACGATGACGGTTTCTGACGCGCCGACGGTCCAGTGGCCGTAGCGGCGCAGCGTTGCCGGCAGGTGAAAGACCATGCCCGGTTCGAGAACGCGGCCGACATTGGAAAACAGGCTGAGGATGGCGCCTTCTCCCCAGTCGGGCGCAAAGGCGATGCCCATCGAGTAGCCGATGCGCTTGCGGAACGCATCGTGGTATCCGGCGGCATCGATAATCGCTTGTGCCGCATCGTGAACGGCAGCGCAGGAGACTCCGGGCCGCATTGTGGACAGGGCGGCATCGAGCGCTCGCTCGGCGCAATCCATCATCGCCTGCGCCTCGGCCGGCGGATTGCCCATCCACACGCTGCGCATCAGGGCCGAATGATAGCGGGCATGGCTTCCAGCCATCTCGAGGAAGATCGGATCCCCTGTTTCGAGCACCCGCCGCCGCCACGTCATGTGCGGCAGTCCGGAGCGGGGGCCCGAGGAGACCAGCGGCTCCATCGCCATGGTTTCCGAACCGGCCGTGACGGCGGCCGACAGCATTGCTGCGGCCACTGTGTTTTCGGTGCTGCCGGGCGCACAGGCGTCCAGTCCGGCGCGCAGGCCCGCTTCGGCATAGCTGGCTGCGAGACGGATGGCGTCCAGTTCGCTTTCCGATTTGACTGCCCGCAAACCCTCGACCAGGCCGCTGCCATCGGGGAGCCTGCCCATGCCGATGGCTGCCTCGAGGCGATCGAGGAAGCCGGCCGAGACGAACCAGCCGTCGCGCGAAAGGGCGGGCCGCCTGATGCCGTTCTGCTTCAGTAGTCCGGCGAGGATCGCAGAAGGGTCATCGGCATCCTGATAGGCATGGATATCCGAGAGCCATGTGTTGGCCAGGGAACCGGCCATTTCCAACTGGCGGACGAGAAGGAAGGGCGCAGCCGCCTCTGACAGGACGAGAGCCTGAAAGGCGAAATAGCCCGCCGTCTGGCGACCGGACAGCCAGTAGATGTTTTCGGGAGAGGTGACGATCAGGGCCTCGTGCCCCGCCTGCCGAACGCTCTCAAGGGCCAGTTCCTGCCGCCGTTCGAATTCGCCGGCGGCAAAGGCGGCTTCACGACCGCTGAGAATATCGAGTTCTGTCACAGGTTGTCCTTGTGTCGGTGTGTCGGTGTGAGCCACGCGGCGCCACGGGGAGGTTGAAGCCGGTTGCTGGCAGGCGCCCGATCCGGCGCCCGGAATTGGGAACGGTCTCTATTGGCCGGCAAGCCAGGCAAGGAAGCGGGCGCGCACGCTGTCGAAATGGGTTTCCATCGCGCTCTGCGCTTCTCCGGGGTTGCCGGCCTCGATCGCATCGATGACGGCGATATGCTCGCGAGCCTGGTCGGCGAAGCGATCATGGACGCGCGTGATCGTGCAGCGTCTGGCGATGGCGCGCATTTCCTTTATCATGTCGGGGAGAAGATGCAGGCCGGCCGCTTCGACGACGGCCGTGTGGAAGTCGTCGTCATGCGCCCAGAAATCGTCGAAGGCCGCATCCTTGCCGTCGGCGTAGCCCTGCATCAAATCGCGCGCGCTGCGAAGCCTTTCCGTCATGCCCCGTTCGGCGGCGCGGGCGGCGGCGGCGCCTTCGAGCAGGCGTCGCATCTGCACGATCTCCAGCAGCTGCTCGACGGAGACGCGTCGGACCACAAGCGCGCCATTGTCGAGCCGTTCGACGACGCCTTCCTTTTCCAGCCGCGAGATGGCCGAGCGAAGAGGGGTGCGCGAGATGCCCGAGGCGGCGGCGAGATTTCTCTCGGTCAGGATCTGGTCTGAGGCGAAGCCGGCTTCCAGGATATGGGTCTTGATCGACTGATAGGCCTTCTGCGCCAGTGTTTCCTTGTCGTTCATGTCCGTTGCGTCCCCGGCAGGGCCTGCCTGTCGGCAAAGGCGGCGTGAATTGCGCGGACCGCAGCGGCCAGATCCTTGGTGTCCATGGCTTCGTCCGGATTATGGCTGCCGTTCCAGTTGCGCAGGAACACCATGGTCGATGACCATCCGGCCTGGGCGAAGGCGGCCGCGTCGTGGCCGCCGCCAGACAGCATGCGCCGCGGCCGATAGCCTATCTCATGGGCCGCCTCAGCGATCCGGTCGGCAAGCGGTTGCGAGAGTGCCGAGGGCTTGCTGCGTGACTGCGTGCCCATCTGAAATCTAACCGATCGCTGGGCTTCGATGGTGGCGATCGTTTCCGCCATGAAGGCGTCGATCCGGTCGAGCACAGCCTCATCGTCACTGCGCAGGTCGACGCAGAAGTCGACACGGCCGGGAACCTTGGCGAAGGCATGTTCCGGGGTGGCGGCATCGACACGGCCGAAGGTGACCGCCAGATCGTGCCCTGCGGCGAGCACGGCTTCCCATTCCCTGTCCATCGCGGTGATCAGATCGGCGAGTGCGAAGACGGCATCCGACCGGCTGGCGCGCGGCGCGGCCCCGGAGTGCGCCCAAACGCCCTTGATCGTGGCATTGCGGTAGCGCAGTCCGCCGCGTACGCCTGAAACAAGTGCAAAGGGTTCGCCTGCGTCGAAAAGGACCGGCCCCTGCTCTATGTGCAGTTCTATGAAGTTGGCAGGCGCGAGGTCCGACCCGGCAAGGATCTTCTCCGGATCGCCGCCTTCGTCGCGGATGTGGTCGGCGAGGCTGCGGCCGGTATCGCTGCGGGGCGCGTGCATTTCGGCCGATGTCAGACGTCCCAGCGCGCCGCGTGAGCCGGCATAGGAGACCGGGAACCAGACGCTTTCCTCGGCCCGTGTGACGGTGACGATCAGGTCGACCGGCGGCGTCTCGCAGTTTCTGACAAAGGCTGTCACCAGTGCCATTGCACCGGCGACACCCGCTGTTCCGTCATAGGCGCCGCCCATGGCGACCGTATCGAGGTGCGAGCCGATATAGACGGGCACGGCATGCCGATCGCGGCCGGGAAGGCGGGCGAAGAGATTGAGCGCCGCGTCGCGCCAGACCTCCAGGCCGAGCGCCAGGGCTTCCCGCTCGACGATGGCGTGGGCGGCGCTCTCCAGCGGGCTGTAGGACGGCCGCGTGAAGCCGGGGCCGGGTTCGCTCAATGCGTTCACGGCTTCGAGCAGGCGGTCGATGGTTTCCTGGATCACGTCGCTCATGCGGCCACCGTTGCCGGATCATTGAGCGCGGTCGCCGGTCTTGTTCCAGAAAGTGCAGTCAGGACATTGCGAACGGTGGCGACCGCCATGCGCTGCAAGGCTTCTTCGGTTGCGCCGCCCAGATGCGGAGTGAAGATCACCCGGCCGCTTTTGCCGAGCGGTCCTTGCGGTGCGCCATGGCTGTAGACGTCGAGCGCTGCGGCGGACAGCCGGCCGGAGGCGATGGCTTCTGCCAACGCCTGTTCGTCGACCAGACCGGCGCGTGCCGTGTTGACCAGAATTGCGCCCGGTTTCACCACCGCCAGCGCCTCCCTGCCGATCAGCCCTTTCGTCTCGGGGCGCATCGGCGTGTGCAGCGAAATGAGGTCTGCCTGTGCGAGGCCATCGTGAAGGGATGCCGCGCGTTCGAAATCGCCGATGTCGGCAACGCGGGGAGAATGAACCAGCAGGCGCATGCCGAAGGCTGCACTCAGCATGCGGCCGAGTTCGGAACCCGTATTGCCCCAGCCGACGATGAGGGCGGTCTTGCCGAAGAGCTCGAGCGTCTTTTCACGCTCGCGGAAACCGGAATGGCCATCGCGTTCGGCACGGTCGGCGGCCGGGATCAGGCGCGCGGCGGCGAGTGCCAGCCCCAGCGCCAGTTCGGACACCGAACGGGAATTGGCCCCCGGTGTGTTGCACACCAATATCCCCCTGGCCGTCGCGGCCTCCTTGTCGACGGCGTCATGTCCGGCGCCGTGGACGACGATGACTTTCAGGCTGTCGGCGGCGGCGAAGGCCTGCGCTGAAAAGCCGGCATCACGGGTGATGGCAGCGATGCAACCCGGGACGAGACGGCTTGCGGTTTCCATGTCTGACGTCGGGCAGAGGACCGGCGTGATCCCGGCGTCGCGCAGCATGGCAATGCCATCCTGGTGAATCGGCTGGACGATCAGGCACTTCATGGGGCTTTTCCTTCATTGAAGACCGTAAGCCATTCCAGAATGGCGTCGCGGGCATTTCGTATGTGCGCAGCGATCAGCTCGCCGGCCTGCTCGGCGTCTCCACTTTCCAGAGCCGCAATAATCGCGAGATGCTCCTCGCACCCCTTGAGGAAGCGTTGCGGCACCCTCGTATGGTCGAAGATGCAGGTCCGCAGTCTGAGGTCGTCGATCGTACGGATCAACGTCTCGTTGCCGGCGGCATCGGCCAGCATGCGGTGGAAATCGTTGTCTACGCGCCAGTGTTCCTCGCCTTCGCCAGGACCGGCTTGCATCAGGGCGTGGATGCGCGTCTTCATCGCTTCCAGCGTCGATTTCGGCAGTCTCGTCGCCATCCGGGCACCGTGCGCCTCGAGCGTTTCGCGCAGGAAGAAGATCTCCTCCACTTCCTCGGCGCTGAGCTGTCGCACGCGCAGGAAGCGGCCGTCACGCTCGGCTAGGCCTTCGGCCTCGATCCTCTTGATCGCCTCGCGCACCGGCGTGCGCGACATGTTGAGCGCTTCGCCGAGCTTTGCTTCCTGCAGGGCGTCGCCGGCGACCAGTTCGCCGGAGAAGATCATGCCGATGATGCGGGCATGAGCACGTTTGGCGAGGGGTTCGGTCATGGCGTCACCGTGTCCACGGGCTGAAGGTTTTCAAGGCTCGCCTTCAAACGAAGTCGCTCGGCGACAAGGAGATCTTCGGCTGCCGCCTGCGAAATGCGTGCGAAACGGATGCTGGCGCCGGAGGGCGTCTGCGCAAGCCGCGGCAGATCCACCGATGCGATGGTCGCGATCTTCGGATAGCCGCCCGTCGTCTGCCGCTCCGCAGTCAGCACGATCGGCTGGCCGGAGCCCGGCACCTGGATCGAACCGAGCGGGGTGCCGTCCGAGACGATGTCATGACCCCGGAATGCCCTGATTACGGGACCGTCCAGCATGGTCGCCATGCGATCGCGCTTGGAGGAGACCCGAAAGTCCGACCGCAGGAACATGTCCCATGTGGCGCCGTCGAAATAGTCGTCCTGCGGGCCGGGAACGACGCGGATCGGTCCGCGTCCGCGATGAATGGGCAGGGCAAGGCGAAGGCAGGGGGCATCGGTGGACGATCCGAGCGACAGGGCGTCGCCAGCCTGTAGGGTGCGCCCGTCAAGGCCGCCGATGCGGCTTCGAAGATGGGTTGAGCGCGAGCCGAGCAACGGGGGCACGTCGATGCCGCCGGAAAAGGCGATGTAGCCCCATACGGCTCCGACCATGGCGCCGACGGCAAGCGTTTCTCCGGGCTGCAGCCAATGGCTCTCCCAGGCAGCGACCTGCCTGCTGTCGATGCGGATGTCAACCTGTCCGCCGGTCACTGCGATGCGGGTTGGCGCGTCGACCCGGTAGCTGCCGCCGAGATGCGCAAACTCCAGCGCGGCGAGCGCGGGGGCGTTGCCGACCAGCGCCTGTGCGAAGGCGAAGGCCGCCGGGTCCATCGGGCCGGAGGCGGAGATGCCGCTGTGCAGCATTCCCCTTCGGCCGGGATCCTGAACCGAGACCATCATGCCGGCCTTGACGATGTGAAGCTTGTTCATGGCAGCACGGGCTCCGCGATCGTCTCGCCGGCCGCGACACGCGCCTCCAGCCGTTCGAACTCGGCTTCGTTGACGGGCTCGAAGCGCACCGTATCGCCGGCCCGGAACAGAGCGGGCTCCTGACGCTGCGGGTCGAAGAGCTGCACCGGCGTGCGGCCGATGAAGCGCCAGCCGCTCGGGCCGGCGAGCGAATTGATGCTGGCCTGCTTGCCGCCGATCCCGATGGAGCCGGCGACGATATGCTGGCGCGGCGTCGTCAGCCGCGGCGTGTGCAGGATTTCCGGCAACCCGCCGAGATAGGCGAAGCCGGGCGCAAAGCCGATCATGTAGACCCGGTACTCGGCACCGGAATGAAGCCTGATCACCTCGTCCACGTCGATGCCCTTCATGCGCGCCAGCTCTTCGAGGTCCATGCCGGCCGGACCGCCGTAGAAGACGGGAACGGTCCAGTGGCGCGAGGGTGTGTGTTCGACATCGAGCGATGCCAGTCTTTCTGCCAGCGTGTCGGCAAGTGCGGAGGCGCGGACGATTGCGGGATCGTAGCAGACCAGCAGGGAGCGGTAGGTGGGAACCGTTTCGGTTATGCCGTCGACGGGTCGAGCCGCGAGACTTTCGGCAAGCGCGATCACGCGCCGGTTCGTGGCGTCGTCCACCTGATCGGAAAGTTCTACAGT
Proteins encoded in this region:
- a CDS encoding sensor histidine kinase: MRIMPNSVFGRLVLGLVIVSICAVALATAFLYTRFHDKHSFFYEGTLQSFAGDIRRDVKIVDGKAVPTVRQATIQRILGRGGRFVIVDFDGTKLAGSEGTTGAFVSPQNQDESFFWIPKTAASPELFGISAQAGNADVPVFVQVALPIGHAIFESVLHEFMQDIAWLWIPFLLLILITNVIVVRLALRPLAATVEEARAIQPGGVTVSLSEKGLPQDILAVVRTVNEAFGRLRLAIRTQEEFVADMAHELRTPIAVMKAQLAPLHVPVATILSRDLDSMGRLVEQLLDRARLGKLKIEPGDFVDLYQVAREAAAFLAPRIVARGRTIEVIAPGKPMIVAGGQDDLFRAVRNLIENAVEHSPEGGLVSVTITDTPAIVVTDRGNGFPPHALDDERRRSGTLRSDRREGAGLGLSIVERTMQAHGGQLKLSNPPEGGARAEMRFKLDDGAG
- a CDS encoding M24 family metallopeptidase gives rise to the protein MTELDILSGREAAFAAGEFERRQELALESVRQAGHEALIVTSPENIYWLSGRQTAGYFAFQALVLSEAAAPFLLVRQLEMAGSLANTWLSDIHAYQDADDPSAILAGLLKQNGIRRPALSRDGWFVSAGFLDRLEAAIGMGRLPDGSGLVEGLRAVKSESELDAIRLAASYAEAGLRAGLDACAPGSTENTVAAAMLSAAVTAGSETMAMEPLVSSGPRSGLPHMTWRRRVLETGDPIFLEMAGSHARYHSALMRSVWMGNPPAEAQAMMDCAERALDAALSTMRPGVSCAAVHDAAQAIIDAAGYHDAFRKRIGYSMGIAFAPDWGEGAILSLFSNVGRVLEPGMVFHLPATLRRYGHWTVGASETVIVTNTGIDILSSLPRSLTVR
- a CDS encoding GntR family transcriptional regulator, which codes for MNDKETLAQKAYQSIKTHILEAGFASDQILTERNLAAASGISRTPLRSAISRLEKEGVVERLDNGALVVRRVSVEQLLEIVQMRRLLEGAAAARAAERGMTERLRSARDLMQGYADGKDAAFDDFWAHDDDFHTAVVEAAGLHLLPDMIKEMRAIARRCTITRVHDRFADQAREHIAVIDAIEAGNPGEAQSAMETHFDSVRARFLAWLAGQ
- a CDS encoding hydantoinase/carbamoylase family amidase, which translates into the protein MSDVIQETIDRLLEAVNALSEPGPGFTRPSYSPLESAAHAIVEREALALGLEVWRDAALNLFARLPGRDRHAVPVYIGSHLDTVAMGGAYDGTAGVAGAMALVTAFVRNCETPPVDLIVTVTRAEESVWFPVSYAGSRGALGRLTSAEMHAPRSDTGRSLADHIRDEGGDPEKILAGSDLAPANFIELHIEQGPVLFDAGEPFALVSGVRGGLRYRNATIKGVWAHSGAAPRASRSDAVFALADLITAMDREWEAVLAAGHDLAVTFGRVDAATPEHAFAKVPGRVDFCVDLRSDDEAVLDRIDAFMAETIATIEAQRSVRFQMGTQSRSKPSALSQPLADRIAEAAHEIGYRPRRMLSGGGHDAAAFAQAGWSSTMVFLRNWNGSHNPDEAMDTKDLAAAVRAIHAAFADRQALPGTQRT
- a CDS encoding NAD(P)-dependent oxidoreductase, producing the protein MKCLIVQPIHQDGIAMLRDAGITPVLCPTSDMETASRLVPGCIAAITRDAGFSAQAFAAADSLKVIVVHGAGHDAVDKEAATARGILVCNTPGANSRSVSELALGLALAAARLIPAADRAERDGHSGFREREKTLELFGKTALIVGWGNTGSELGRMLSAAFGMRLLVHSPRVADIGDFERAASLHDGLAQADLISLHTPMRPETKGLIGREALAVVKPGAILVNTARAGLVDEQALAEAIASGRLSAAALDVYSHGAPQGPLGKSGRVIFTPHLGGATEEALQRMAVATVRNVLTALSGTRPATALNDPATVAA
- a CDS encoding GntR family transcriptional regulator, with the protein product MTEPLAKRAHARIIGMIFSGELVAGDALQEAKLGEALNMSRTPVREAIKRIEAEGLAERDGRFLRVRQLSAEEVEEIFFLRETLEAHGARMATRLPKSTLEAMKTRIHALMQAGPGEGEEHWRVDNDFHRMLADAAGNETLIRTIDDLRLRTCIFDHTRVPQRFLKGCEEHLAIIAALESGDAEQAGELIAAHIRNARDAILEWLTVFNEGKAP